The following proteins are encoded in a genomic region of Streptomyces lunaelactis:
- a CDS encoding HpcH/HpaI aldolase/citrate lyase family protein yields the protein MRHFGHLSPAVRDSLFHREPCEFSADSPARTLATALGATLYSPATRPNLAGDVLKLVGRGVVSMVLCLEDSIDDADVAEAEENLVRQFADLDALGGELPLLFIRVREPSQIPDLVERLGPSVRRLSGFVLPKFTEERGSLFLEALASAETASGHRLFAMPVLESPELLHLETRTESLAGIARTVDKYRDRVLALRLGVTDFCSAYGLRRAPDMTAYDVQIVAAVIADVVNVLGRADGTGFTVTGPVWEYFRLQERMFKPQLRRSPFMEGRAEELRTTLIEHDLDGLLREIELDRANGLQGKTCIHPSHVLPVHALSVVSHEEYSDAQDILRPERGGGGVLRSAYTNKMNEVKPHRAWAERTLLRAEVFGVAKEDVGFVELLTAGLPAA from the coding sequence ATGCGTCACTTCGGACATCTCTCGCCTGCTGTCCGTGACAGCCTCTTCCATCGCGAGCCGTGCGAATTCAGCGCGGACTCACCGGCCCGCACACTCGCGACGGCGCTCGGCGCAACCCTCTACAGCCCCGCAACGCGGCCGAACCTCGCCGGCGATGTGCTGAAGCTGGTCGGCCGCGGAGTCGTCTCGATGGTGCTCTGCCTGGAGGATTCCATCGACGACGCGGATGTCGCCGAGGCCGAGGAGAACCTGGTCCGGCAGTTCGCCGATCTCGACGCGCTCGGCGGGGAGCTGCCGCTGCTGTTCATCCGGGTCCGTGAACCTTCGCAGATTCCGGATCTGGTGGAGCGGCTCGGACCCTCCGTCCGGCGACTGTCCGGATTCGTACTGCCGAAGTTCACGGAAGAGCGCGGATCGCTGTTCCTGGAGGCACTCGCCTCCGCGGAAACGGCGAGCGGACACCGGCTCTTCGCCATGCCGGTACTGGAATCTCCCGAGCTGCTCCACCTCGAGACCCGCACGGAGTCGCTCGCCGGGATCGCCCGCACCGTCGACAAGTACCGCGACCGGGTGCTGGCGCTGCGGCTGGGCGTCACGGACTTCTGCTCCGCCTACGGGCTGCGCAGGGCACCCGACATGACCGCGTACGACGTCCAGATCGTCGCCGCGGTCATCGCCGACGTCGTGAACGTACTGGGCCGCGCGGACGGCACGGGCTTCACGGTGACCGGTCCGGTGTGGGAGTACTTCCGGCTCCAGGAGCGCATGTTCAAGCCCCAGCTGCGCCGGAGCCCCTTCATGGAGGGCCGGGCGGAGGAGCTGCGCACCACGCTCATCGAGCACGACCTGGACGGCCTGCTCCGCGAGATCGAGCTGGACCGGGCCAACGGTCTGCAGGGCAAGACCTGCATCCACCCCTCGCATGTGCTGCCCGTGCACGCACTGTCCGTGGTCAGTCACGAGGAGTACAGCGACGCGCAGGACATCCTGCGGCCGGAGCGGGGCGGCGGAGGCGTGCTGCGTTCCGCGTATACGAACAAGATGAACGAAGTGAAGCCGCACCGCGCCTGGGCCGAGCGCACGTTGCTGCGCGCCGAGGTCTTCGGGGTGGCCAAGGAGGACGTCGGCTTCGTGGAGCTGCTCACGGCCGGGCTTCCTGCCGCATGA
- a CDS encoding TerD family protein yields the protein MTGMTHAMLKGSNVPLDAMAVRAVLRWTPGAGVPDVDASALLLGQDGRVRSDEDFVFYNQPRHPSGLVRRLPKKRIAEHLTDTVEADLAALDPSVDQVVLAASSDGDSFQHVRDLRILLYDAALADSEPLAVFDVKPETGEETAIICGELYRRGEGWKFRAVAQGYPTGLVGLATDFGISVDEAEAAAEPSAQPRPEPSEPPAGPAYGYPQPAPAPQPGYGYPQPATAPQPGYGYPQPATAPPPAYGYPQPAAAAAYAPDPNFRLPPMGPQFVRP from the coding sequence ATGACCGGCATGACGCACGCGATGCTGAAGGGTTCGAACGTCCCTCTCGATGCCATGGCCGTACGGGCCGTGCTGCGCTGGACCCCGGGCGCCGGGGTCCCTGATGTGGACGCCTCGGCCCTGTTGCTCGGCCAGGACGGCCGTGTGCGCTCCGACGAGGACTTCGTCTTCTACAACCAGCCGCGCCATCCCTCAGGGCTGGTGCGACGGCTGCCCAAGAAGCGGATCGCCGAGCATCTGACCGATACCGTCGAGGCGGATCTTGCCGCCCTCGACCCGTCGGTCGACCAGGTGGTACTCGCCGCCTCCTCGGACGGCGACTCCTTTCAGCATGTCCGAGATCTTCGGATACTGCTCTACGACGCCGCCCTGGCCGACAGCGAGCCCCTGGCCGTCTTCGATGTGAAGCCGGAGACCGGCGAGGAGACGGCGATCATCTGCGGCGAGCTCTACCGGCGCGGAGAGGGCTGGAAATTCCGCGCGGTGGCGCAGGGCTACCCGACCGGCCTGGTCGGTCTGGCCACGGACTTCGGTATCTCGGTGGACGAGGCGGAGGCGGCCGCCGAGCCGTCCGCCCAGCCGCGGCCCGAGCCGTCCGAGCCGCCGGCCGGGCCCGCGTACGGGTACCCGCAGCCGGCCCCGGCGCCCCAGCCCGGCTACGGCTATCCGCAGCCCGCCACGGCGCCCCAGCCCGGCTACGGCTATCCGCAGCCCGCCACGGCGCCCCCGCCCGCGTACGGCTATCCGCAGCCGGCCGCCGCGGCCGCATACGCTCCGGACCCGAACTTCCGGCTGCCGCCGATGGGCCCGCAGTTCGTACGCCCCTGA
- a CDS encoding TerD family protein, which produces MAFWDSLWRGRSAQFDSGSAASNSIALTKRHPSISLTKQGAATGNLRVNLSWRMRTSDIEGRSKQSGRLLRHPFKLFQPDVVQAHTQGVVNVDLDLGCLYELTDGSKGVVQPLGSFFGGINEPPYVKLSGDDRFGSPSGETIYVNLDHRESIKRLLFFAYIYDQTPAFDRTHAHVTLYPSNGPRVEIELDERAPQARSCALFSMENVKGELIVRREVKFVYGFQAELDRLYGWGLQWGRGYKNRV; this is translated from the coding sequence ATGGCCTTCTGGGACAGCCTGTGGCGGGGCAGGTCGGCGCAGTTCGACTCGGGGAGCGCCGCGAGCAATTCGATCGCGCTGACCAAGCGGCACCCGTCGATCTCGCTCACCAAACAGGGTGCGGCCACCGGCAATCTGCGCGTCAATCTCTCCTGGCGGATGCGTACTTCCGACATAGAGGGCAGGTCGAAGCAGAGCGGCAGGCTGCTGCGACACCCCTTCAAGCTCTTCCAGCCCGATGTGGTCCAGGCGCACACCCAGGGTGTGGTCAATGTGGACCTGGACCTGGGCTGTCTGTACGAGCTGACGGACGGCAGCAAGGGCGTGGTGCAGCCGCTGGGCAGCTTCTTCGGCGGCATCAACGAGCCGCCCTATGTGAAGCTCAGCGGCGACGACCGCTTCGGCTCTCCCTCGGGCGAGACGATCTACGTCAATCTCGACCACCGTGAGTCGATCAAGCGGCTGCTGTTCTTCGCGTACATCTACGACCAGACACCGGCCTTCGACCGTACGCACGCGCATGTGACGCTCTACCCGAGCAACGGCCCCCGGGTCGAGATAGAGCTCGACGAGCGCGCGCCACAGGCCCGTTCCTGTGCACTGTTCTCCATGGAGAACGTCAAGGGCGAGCTGATCGTGCGCCGCGAGGTGAAGTTCGTGTACGGCTTCCAGGCGGAGCTCGACCGGCTGTACGGGTGGGGCCTGCAGTGGGGGCGCGGCTACAAGAACCGGGTCTGA
- a CDS encoding DUF475 domain-containing protein, which translates to MVLKTFGWSFAVTALGLVAAVLFGGWTAFGIVLILSILEISLSFDNAVVNAGILKKMSAFWQKIFLTIGVLIAVFGMRLVFPVVIVAVSASMGPVEAVDLAFNEPERYEQLVTDAHPSIAAFGGMFLLMIFFDFIFEDRDIKWLGWLERPLAKLGKVDMLSVCLALIVLLVSSMTFAVNAHQHAGHADKAQTVLVSGIAGLITYLVVGGLSGFFENRLEESEEREHEAEEEAKKAGKPASAAVMVGKAAFFMFLYLEVLDASFSFDGVIGAFAITNDIVLMALGLGIGAMYVRSLTVYLVRQGTLDDYVYLEHGAHYAIGALAVILLVTIQYQISEIITGLVGVILIAWSFWSSVRRNRALAAQGIDPQEAPPGV; encoded by the coding sequence GTGGTTCTGAAAACCTTCGGCTGGTCGTTCGCGGTCACCGCGCTCGGCCTGGTCGCAGCGGTGCTCTTCGGCGGGTGGACCGCGTTCGGGATCGTCCTGATCCTGTCCATCCTCGAGATCTCGCTGTCCTTCGACAATGCGGTGGTCAACGCCGGAATCCTGAAGAAGATGAGTGCCTTCTGGCAGAAGATCTTCCTCACGATCGGCGTACTCATCGCCGTGTTCGGTATGCGACTGGTCTTCCCTGTCGTGATCGTCGCCGTCAGCGCCAGTATGGGCCCGGTGGAGGCCGTCGACCTGGCGTTCAACGAGCCCGAGCGCTATGAACAGTTGGTCACCGACGCGCACCCGTCGATCGCGGCGTTCGGCGGTATGTTCCTGCTGATGATCTTCTTCGACTTCATCTTCGAGGACCGTGACATCAAGTGGCTGGGCTGGCTGGAGCGCCCGCTGGCCAAGCTCGGCAAGGTCGACATGCTGTCGGTCTGCCTCGCCCTGATCGTCCTGCTCGTCAGCTCGATGACCTTCGCGGTCAACGCCCACCAGCACGCCGGGCACGCGGACAAGGCCCAGACGGTGCTGGTCTCCGGTATCGCCGGTCTGATCACGTATCTGGTCGTGGGCGGGCTCTCCGGCTTCTTCGAGAACAGGCTCGAGGAGTCCGAGGAGCGCGAGCACGAGGCCGAGGAGGAGGCCAAGAAGGCCGGCAAGCCCGCCTCGGCCGCGGTGATGGTGGGCAAGGCCGCGTTCTTCATGTTCCTCTACCTCGAGGTCCTGGACGCGTCCTTCTCCTTCGACGGTGTCATCGGCGCCTTCGCCATCACCAACGACATCGTGCTGATGGCGCTCGGCCTCGGCATCGGCGCGATGTACGTCCGTTCGCTCACGGTCTACCTGGTCCGCCAGGGCACCCTGGACGACTACGTCTACCTGGAGCACGGCGCGCACTACGCGATCGGCGCGCTCGCCGTGATCCTGCTCGTCACCATCCAGTACCAGATCAGCGAGATCATCACCGGCCTGGTCGGCGTGATCCTGATCGCCTGGTCGTTCTGGTCCTCGGTGCGCCGCAACAGGGCGCTCGCCGCCCAGGGAATCGACCCACAGGAGGCTCCTCCCGGGGTGTGA
- a CDS encoding TerD family protein, translating to MGVTLAKGGNVSLSKAAPNLTQVLVGLGWDARSTTGAPFDLDASALLCQSGRVLGDEWFVFYNNLTSPDGSVEHTGDNLTGEGEGDDESLVVDLPKVPAHVDKIVFPVSIHEADNRGQTFGQVSNAFIRVVNQADGQELARYDLSEDASTETAMIFGELYRYGGEWKFRAVGQGYASGLRGIALDFGVNVS from the coding sequence ATGGGCGTCACGCTCGCCAAGGGAGGCAATGTCTCCCTCTCCAAGGCCGCACCGAATCTCACGCAGGTGCTGGTAGGGCTCGGCTGGGACGCGCGCTCCACCACCGGCGCACCCTTCGACCTCGATGCCAGTGCACTGCTCTGCCAGTCCGGCCGGGTGCTCGGCGACGAGTGGTTCGTCTTCTACAACAACCTCACGAGCCCCGACGGCTCCGTGGAGCACACCGGTGACAACCTCACGGGCGAGGGCGAAGGTGACGACGAGTCGCTCGTAGTGGACCTGCCCAAGGTGCCGGCTCATGTCGACAAGATCGTCTTCCCGGTCTCCATCCATGAGGCCGACAATCGTGGCCAGACGTTCGGGCAGGTCAGCAATGCCTTCATCCGGGTGGTCAACCAAGCGGACGGCCAGGAGCTCGCCCGCTACGACCTGAGCGAGGACGCCTCGACCGAGACCGCGATGATCTTCGGTGAGCTCTACCGCTACGGCGGCGAGTGGAAGTTCCGCGCCGTAGGGCAGGGGTACGCGTCGGGGCTGCGAGGCATCGCTCTAGACTTCGGGGTCAACGTTTCGTAA
- a CDS encoding TerD family protein, whose translation MGVSLSKGGNVSLTKAAPNLTAVIVGLGWDARTTTGGDFDLDASALLTNTEGKVANDSNFVFFNNLKSPDGSVEHTGDNLTGEGEGDDEQIKVNLAGVPADVDKIVFPVSIYEAESRQQSFGQVRNAFIRVINQADNTELARYDLSEDASTETAMVFGELYRNGAEWKFRAIGQGYASGLRGIAQDFGVNV comes from the coding sequence GTGGGAGTCAGCCTCAGCAAGGGCGGCAACGTCTCGCTGACCAAGGCCGCACCCAATCTGACCGCGGTCATCGTCGGTCTGGGTTGGGACGCTCGTACCACCACCGGTGGAGACTTCGACCTCGACGCCAGCGCCCTGCTGACCAACACCGAGGGCAAGGTCGCCAACGACTCGAACTTCGTGTTCTTCAACAACCTCAAGAGCCCGGACGGCTCCGTCGAGCACACCGGTGACAACCTCACCGGTGAGGGCGAGGGCGACGACGAGCAGATCAAGGTCAATCTGGCCGGGGTCCCCGCCGACGTCGACAAGATCGTGTTCCCGGTCTCCATCTACGAGGCCGAGAGCCGCCAGCAGTCCTTCGGCCAGGTGCGCAACGCGTTCATCCGCGTCATCAACCAGGCCGACAACACCGAGCTCGCCCGCTACGACCTGAGCGAGGACGCCTCGACCGAGACCGCGATGGTCTTCGGCGAGCTCTACCGCAACGGCGCGGAGTGGAAGTTCCGTGCCATCGGCCAGGGTTACGCCTCCGGCCTGCGCGGTATCGCGCAGGACTTCGGCGTGAACGTCTGA
- a CDS encoding peroxiredoxin, with translation MAIEVGTQAPNFELKDNHGRTVRLADFRGEKNVVLLFYPFAFTGVCTSELRALRDELPAFVNDDTQLLAASCDSIHTLRVFGEQEGLEYPLLSDFWPHGETSRAYGVFDAEKGCAVRGTFIIDKEGVIRWTVVNGLPDARDLNDCIKALDAL, from the coding sequence ATGGCGATCGAGGTCGGCACCCAGGCCCCGAATTTTGAGCTGAAGGACAACCACGGCCGCACCGTGAGGCTCGCCGACTTCCGTGGCGAGAAGAACGTGGTGCTCCTCTTCTACCCCTTCGCCTTCACCGGTGTGTGCACCAGTGAGCTCCGCGCGCTCCGCGACGAGCTGCCCGCCTTCGTCAACGACGACACCCAGCTGCTCGCCGCCTCCTGCGACTCCATCCACACGCTGCGCGTCTTCGGCGAGCAGGAGGGCCTGGAGTACCCGCTGCTGTCGGACTTCTGGCCGCACGGCGAGACCTCGCGCGCGTACGGCGTCTTCGATGCGGAGAAGGGCTGCGCGGTGCGCGGAACCTTCATCATCGACAAGGAGGGCGTCATCCGCTGGACCGTCGTCAACGGTCTGCCGGACGCCCGCGACCTCAACGACTGCATCAAGGCCCTGGACGCCCTCTGA
- a CDS encoding DUF3052 domain-containing protein, with product MSATADHAEERTNPAARLGFEPGQVVQEIGYDDDVEQELREGIEAVTGQEIVDEDYDDVADVVLLWFRDEDGDLTDALVDSIGLIDEGGVVWLLTPKTGRDGYVEPSDINEAAQTAGLSQTKSINAGKDWTGSRLVTPKAAKSKR from the coding sequence GTGAGCGCGACCGCGGACCACGCGGAGGAGCGGACCAACCCAGCCGCAAGGCTGGGGTTCGAGCCCGGACAGGTGGTCCAGGAGATCGGCTACGACGATGACGTCGAGCAGGAGCTCCGTGAGGGCATCGAGGCCGTCACAGGCCAGGAAATCGTCGACGAGGACTACGACGACGTCGCTGACGTCGTGTTGCTGTGGTTCCGGGACGAGGACGGCGACCTTACGGACGCACTGGTGGACTCCATCGGTCTGATCGACGAGGGCGGAGTCGTCTGGCTGTTGACGCCCAAGACCGGCCGTGACGGGTATGTCGAACCAAGCGACATCAATGAGGCCGCCCAGACCGCGGGACTCTCCCAGACCAAGAGCATCAACGCCGGCAAGGACTGGACCGGCAGCAGGCTGGTGACTCCCAAGGCGGCGAAGTCGAAGCGCTGA
- the aceE gene encoding pyruvate dehydrogenase (acetyl-transferring), homodimeric type — translation MASGSDRNPIIIGGLPSQVPDFDPEETQEWLDSLDAAVDERGRERARYLMLRLIERAREKRVAVPEMRSTDYVNTIATKDEPFFPGNEEIERKILNATRWNAAVMVSRAQRPGIGVGGHIATFASSASLYDVGFNHFFRGKDGGDGGDQIFFQGHASPGIYARAFLLDRLSEAQLDAFRQEKSKAPNGLSSYPHPRLMPDFWEFPTVSMGLGPLGAIYQARMNRYMEARGIADTSASHVWAYLGDGEMDEPESLGQLSIAAREGLDNLTFVVNCNLQRLDGPVRGNGKIIQELESQFRGAGWNVIKLVWDRSWDPLLAQDRDGVLVNKMNTTPDGQFQTYATETGGYIRKHFFGGDQRLRTMVEGMTDEQILHLGRGGHDHRKVFAAYTAAKEHKGQPTVILAQTIKGWTLGPNFEGRNATHQMKKLTVDDLKGFRDRLHLPITDQQLENGAPPYYHPGRNSEEIQYMHDHRKACGGYVPTRVVRAKPLVLPEDKTYAAAKKGSGQQSIATTMAFVRILKDLMRDKEIGKRFVLIAPDEYRTFGMDAFFPSAKIYNPLGQQYEAVDRELLLAYKESPTGQMLHDGISEAGCTASLIAAGSAYATHGEPLIPVYVFYSMFGFQRTGDQFWQMADQLARGFVLGATAGRTTLTGEGLQHADGHSQLLASTNPGCVAYDPAFGFEIAHIVKDGLRRMYGPDSEDVFYYLTVYNEPIQHPAEPADVDVDGILKGIHRFKAGEAGAIPAQIMASGVAVPWAVEAQRILAEEWNVRADVWSATSWNELRREAVDVEQHNLLHPEEEQRVPYVTQKLAAAEGPFVAVSDWMRSVPDQISRWVPGTYQSLGADGFGFADTRGAARRFFHIDAQSIVLAVLTELARDGKVDRSVLKQAVDRYQLLDVAAAEPGAAGGDA, via the coding sequence GTGGCTTCCGGATCCGATCGCAACCCGATCATCATTGGCGGCCTTCCCAGCCAGGTCCCGGACTTCGATCCTGAAGAGACCCAGGAGTGGCTGGACTCCCTCGACGCCGCCGTCGACGAGCGGGGCCGGGAGCGCGCCCGCTACCTGATGCTCCGCCTGATCGAGCGGGCCCGCGAGAAGCGCGTGGCCGTGCCCGAGATGCGCAGCACGGACTACGTCAACACCATCGCCACCAAGGACGAGCCGTTCTTCCCCGGCAACGAGGAGATCGAGCGCAAGATCCTCAACGCGACCCGCTGGAACGCCGCGGTGATGGTCTCCCGCGCGCAGCGCCCGGGTATCGGGGTCGGCGGCCACATCGCCACCTTCGCCTCCTCCGCGTCCCTCTACGACGTGGGCTTCAACCACTTCTTCCGCGGCAAGGACGGGGGCGACGGCGGCGACCAGATCTTCTTCCAGGGCCACGCGTCCCCCGGTATCTACGCCCGCGCGTTCCTGCTCGACCGACTGAGCGAGGCGCAGCTCGACGCCTTCCGCCAGGAGAAGTCCAAAGCACCCAACGGCCTCTCCAGCTACCCGCACCCGCGGCTGATGCCGGACTTCTGGGAGTTCCCGACCGTCTCGATGGGCCTTGGCCCCCTCGGCGCGATCTACCAGGCGCGGATGAACCGCTACATGGAGGCCCGCGGCATCGCCGACACCTCCGCGTCGCATGTCTGGGCCTACCTCGGCGACGGCGAGATGGACGAGCCCGAGTCGCTCGGCCAGCTCTCCATCGCCGCCCGTGAGGGCCTGGACAACCTCACCTTCGTCGTGAACTGCAATCTGCAGCGCCTCGACGGTCCGGTACGCGGCAACGGCAAGATCATCCAGGAGCTGGAGTCGCAGTTCCGCGGCGCCGGCTGGAACGTCATCAAGCTGGTCTGGGACCGCTCCTGGGACCCGCTGCTCGCGCAGGACCGCGACGGCGTGCTGGTCAACAAGATGAACACCACGCCGGACGGCCAGTTCCAGACGTACGCCACCGAGACCGGCGGGTACATCCGCAAGCACTTCTTCGGCGGCGACCAGCGGCTGCGCACGATGGTCGAGGGCATGACCGACGAGCAGATCCTGCACCTGGGACGCGGCGGTCACGACCACAGGAAGGTCTTCGCGGCCTACACGGCGGCCAAGGAGCACAAGGGCCAGCCGACCGTGATCCTCGCGCAGACCATCAAGGGCTGGACGCTGGGTCCGAACTTCGAGGGCCGCAACGCGACCCACCAGATGAAGAAGCTGACGGTCGACGACCTCAAGGGCTTCCGCGACCGGCTGCACCTCCCGATCACGGACCAGCAGCTGGAGAACGGCGCGCCGCCGTACTACCACCCGGGCCGGAACTCCGAAGAGATCCAGTACATGCACGACCACCGCAAGGCGTGCGGCGGCTATGTGCCGACCCGTGTGGTGCGCGCGAAGCCGCTGGTTCTGCCCGAGGACAAGACGTACGCGGCCGCCAAGAAGGGCTCGGGCCAGCAGTCGATCGCCACGACCATGGCGTTCGTCCGCATCCTGAAGGACCTCATGCGGGACAAGGAGATCGGCAAGCGCTTCGTGCTGATCGCCCCCGACGAGTACCGCACCTTCGGCATGGACGCGTTCTTCCCGAGCGCCAAGATCTACAACCCGCTGGGCCAGCAGTACGAGGCGGTGGACCGCGAGCTGCTGCTCGCGTACAAGGAGTCGCCGACCGGGCAGATGCTGCACGACGGCATCTCCGAGGCGGGCTGTACGGCATCGCTGATCGCCGCCGGTTCCGCGTACGCCACGCACGGCGAGCCGCTGATCCCGGTCTATGTCTTCTACTCGATGTTCGGTTTCCAGCGGACCGGCGACCAGTTCTGGCAGATGGCCGACCAGCTCGCGCGCGGCTTTGTACTGGGTGCGACCGCCGGGCGTACGACGCTGACCGGTGAAGGTCTGCAGCACGCGGACGGCCACTCGCAGCTGCTCGCGTCGACCAACCCGGGCTGTGTCGCGTACGACCCGGCCTTCGGCTTCGAGATCGCGCATATCGTCAAGGACGGTCTGCGCCGGATGTACGGCCCCGACAGCGAGGACGTCTTCTACTACCTCACCGTCTACAACGAGCCGATCCAGCACCCGGCCGAGCCGGCCGATGTCGACGTCGACGGCATCCTCAAGGGCATCCACCGCTTCAAGGCGGGCGAGGCCGGTGCGATCCCGGCGCAGATCATGGCATCGGGTGTCGCCGTGCCGTGGGCCGTCGAGGCCCAGCGGATTCTCGCCGAGGAGTGGAACGTCAGGGCCGATGTCTGGTCGGCGACGTCCTGGAACGAGCTGCGCCGCGAGGCCGTCGATGTGGAGCAGCACAACCTGCTCCACCCCGAGGAGGAGCAGCGCGTCCCGTACGTGACGCAGAAGCTCGCCGCCGCCGAGGGCCCGTTCGTCGCGGTCTCGGACTGGATGCGCTCGGTCCCGGACCAGATCTCGCGCTGGGTGCCCGGCACGTACCAGTCGCTGGGCGCGGACGGCTTCGGCTTCGCGGACACGCGTGGTGCGGCCCGTCGCTTCTTCCACATCGACGCGCAGTCGATCGTGCTCGCGGTGCTCACCGAGCTCGCGCGGGACGGGAAGGTCGACCGCTCGGTGCTGAAGCAGGCGGTGGACCGCTACCAGTTGCTGGACGTGGCCGCGGCCGAGCCGGGTGCGGCCGGCGGCGACGCGTAG
- a CDS encoding potassium channel family protein codes for MLGMKQRTAQVRWEQRMHTPLLALALAFAVAYAVPIVAPGANSWVHTACTVTEWVVWGSFAVDYLMRLALAPYKWLFVRSHPLDLVAVLLPLVQPLRLLRVVSTLLLVGRRAGMAPQITLTTYVGGAVVGLMMFGSLAVLHVERDAPGGNIKTLGDAVWWSFTTMTTVGYGDHAPTTGLGRVLAVGLMLSGIALLGVVTANIAAWFISRFERDDAEERRRTALLEALMVEVKELRAEVGRLSGGTGAAAPVPAQSAPDPSVTSPRP; via the coding sequence ATGCTCGGCATGAAGCAGCGAACAGCGCAGGTCCGGTGGGAACAGCGCATGCATACACCCCTGCTCGCGCTCGCCCTGGCGTTCGCCGTCGCGTATGCAGTGCCGATCGTGGCGCCCGGCGCCAACAGCTGGGTGCACACGGCGTGCACGGTCACCGAGTGGGTGGTGTGGGGCTCCTTCGCCGTCGACTACCTCATGCGGCTGGCGCTGGCGCCGTACAAGTGGCTCTTCGTACGCAGCCATCCGCTGGATCTGGTCGCGGTGCTGCTGCCGCTGGTGCAGCCGCTGCGGCTGCTGCGGGTCGTCTCCACGCTGCTGCTGGTGGGCAGGCGGGCCGGGATGGCGCCGCAGATCACGCTGACGACCTATGTCGGCGGCGCGGTGGTGGGGCTGATGATGTTCGGCTCGCTGGCCGTGCTCCATGTGGAGCGGGACGCACCCGGCGGGAACATCAAGACGCTGGGTGACGCGGTGTGGTGGTCGTTCACGACGATGACGACGGTCGGGTACGGCGATCACGCGCCGACGACGGGTCTGGGGCGGGTGCTCGCGGTCGGGCTGATGCTCTCGGGAATCGCGCTGCTCGGTGTCGTCACCGCCAATATCGCGGCGTGGTTCATCTCCCGCTTCGAGCGGGACGACGCGGAGGAGCGCCGCCGGACGGCGCTCCTCGAGGCGCTGATGGTGGAGGTCAAGGAACTGCGGGCGGAGGTCGGACGGCTGTCGGGCGGTACCGGGGCCGCCGCCCCGGTACCGGCGCAGAGCGCGCCCGACCCCTCAGTTACCTCTCCCAGACCTTGA
- a CDS encoding peptidase inhibitor family I36 protein — protein sequence MRKTVTAGVLAAAVLMPLMAQTATASPPRLGECAAGELCLWEKGNFKGARRTHELSGTDIESCVLLPPGTTAQALANRTGRPVTTYQSAECEETGEFETYPGGGTWVPQSPYQVRAFKVWER from the coding sequence ATGCGCAAGACCGTCACGGCCGGAGTCCTGGCCGCAGCAGTACTCATGCCGCTCATGGCACAGACCGCCACCGCCTCGCCGCCCCGGCTCGGGGAGTGCGCGGCGGGCGAGCTCTGCCTGTGGGAGAAGGGGAACTTCAAGGGCGCCCGCCGGACCCATGAGCTCTCCGGCACCGACATCGAGAGCTGTGTGCTGCTGCCGCCCGGCACCACGGCACAGGCCCTCGCCAACCGGACCGGCCGTCCCGTCACCACCTACCAGTCCGCCGAATGCGAAGAAACGGGCGAGTTCGAGACCTACCCGGGCGGCGGCACCTGGGTGCCCCAGTCCCCGTACCAGGTAAGGGCGTTCAAGGTCTGGGAGAGGTAA